In Oceaniferula flava, one genomic interval encodes:
- a CDS encoding AAA family ATPase has product MQFATESEIAAASKHVRSLNATLNQVLFGQEELIELVTTGLLARGHILLEGLPGLGKTELVKGLSKALGLGSKRIQFTPDLLPGDITGNPVLQEQDGQRKFIFQPGPLFTNILLADEINRASPKTQSAMLEAMQERRVTVIGETHDLPAPFFVLATQNPIELEGTYPLPEAQLDRFMFKLEVSRNNVETLEKIVNHRELGTEPEVSSVMDASQLDEVLTLVRRIYLPDVVANYIARLVDATHPGQSTAAAGIKYGSSPRAALSLASAAKARAMMNERTHASFEDVKYVAPAVLRHRMILDYNARVEGKTTNDTIHALLEEVPFQSKEAPRTMVSQ; this is encoded by the coding sequence ATGCAGTTCGCCACCGAATCTGAAATCGCCGCCGCCAGCAAACACGTGCGCTCACTCAATGCCACCCTGAACCAAGTGCTCTTCGGGCAGGAGGAGTTGATCGAGCTGGTTACCACCGGACTGCTGGCACGCGGTCACATCTTGTTAGAAGGTTTACCCGGATTGGGAAAAACGGAGCTGGTGAAGGGTCTTTCGAAAGCGCTCGGACTGGGATCCAAACGTATCCAGTTCACCCCGGACCTTCTCCCCGGCGACATCACCGGTAACCCTGTTCTTCAGGAGCAGGATGGACAGCGGAAGTTCATTTTCCAACCGGGGCCCTTGTTCACCAACATTCTGTTAGCCGATGAAATCAACCGGGCATCGCCCAAGACCCAGTCGGCGATGTTAGAGGCCATGCAGGAACGTCGCGTCACGGTGATCGGAGAAACTCACGATCTCCCAGCTCCATTTTTCGTCCTCGCCACCCAGAACCCCATCGAACTCGAAGGCACCTACCCCCTGCCCGAGGCGCAGCTGGATCGCTTTATGTTCAAACTCGAGGTCAGCCGCAACAATGTTGAGACCTTGGAAAAAATCGTCAACCACCGCGAGCTCGGCACCGAGCCGGAAGTCAGCTCCGTGATGGATGCCAGCCAGCTGGACGAGGTGCTCACCCTGGTGCGTCGGATTTATCTACCGGACGTGGTGGCCAACTACATCGCGCGCCTGGTCGATGCTACCCACCCGGGCCAATCCACCGCCGCCGCCGGGATCAAATACGGCTCCAGCCCGCGGGCCGCGCTGTCCCTAGCGTCCGCCGCGAAAGCCCGCGCCATGATGAACGAGCGCACCCACGCCAGCTTCGAGGACGTCAAATACGTCGCCCCCGCCGTGCTCCGTCACAGGATGATTCTCGACTACAATGCCCGGGTGGAAGGCAAGACAACCAATGACACCATCCACGCATTGTTAGAAGAAGTGCCCTTCCAGTCCAAGGAAGCTCCGCGCACCATGGTCAGTCAATAA
- a CDS encoding prenyltransferase/squalene oxidase repeat-containing protein: MSLHAQLSPEAQARLAAQQRNSTITSIIISLLVVTLIGIILLFLLLPPVDNFTPEIVSYQSGADDKEKVTKREMTRAVERKPSAPSSSMAKVIAANTSSTTAVPVPEIDVPDPSMDFGNGDDFGDGWGSGDGEGGGGGFGSIPATMRERCSRDDRLNRLAKNGGNEKCEEAVMSSLRWLKKTQNKDGSWTDQKVAMTGFALLAFLGHCETPNSEEFGDAVTRAIVYLVNVSMKNGGKMADDFKDRHWPYEHSIATYALGEAATFCIKLGINIPKLNDATKKSGDWILEHQHSSGAWDYDYDMSGKRGGDTSIALWHIQALKACKHTGLWEEKTFTSPIRESLEYLKSKQSSDGGVGYTAPKPHGEKGFTMTGGGMLAFQMWGKSHDSVVRKGSRYIQKNAKFDWNTADSDLYRHYYHAQAMINRGGKEWDNYNNMFRDQLLNNQNKDGTYKNVGGGAKVNGVAARFQGGSEVAVHYRTCLATFMLEVYYRFLPATGSKH, encoded by the coding sequence ATGAGCTTACACGCCCAACTTTCACCAGAAGCCCAAGCCAGACTGGCTGCACAGCAGCGGAACTCCACCATCACCAGTATTATCATCTCACTTTTGGTGGTCACCCTGATCGGGATCATTCTGCTTTTCTTGCTCTTGCCGCCGGTTGATAACTTCACCCCGGAAATCGTTTCCTACCAATCCGGAGCTGACGACAAGGAAAAGGTGACCAAGCGCGAAATGACCCGCGCCGTCGAGCGCAAGCCATCGGCCCCCTCTTCCTCCATGGCGAAAGTGATCGCAGCGAACACCTCGTCCACCACCGCCGTGCCAGTTCCGGAAATCGACGTTCCGGATCCCTCCATGGACTTTGGTAATGGCGATGACTTTGGCGATGGCTGGGGCAGCGGAGACGGCGAAGGCGGCGGCGGTGGATTTGGCAGCATCCCGGCCACCATGCGCGAGCGTTGTTCCAGAGATGATCGCTTGAACCGCCTGGCCAAGAATGGCGGTAATGAAAAATGTGAAGAAGCCGTGATGAGCTCACTGCGCTGGTTGAAAAAGACCCAGAATAAAGATGGTAGCTGGACCGACCAAAAAGTCGCCATGACCGGTTTCGCCCTGCTTGCCTTCCTCGGCCACTGTGAAACGCCCAACTCCGAGGAGTTCGGCGATGCCGTCACCCGTGCCATCGTTTACCTCGTCAATGTCAGCATGAAAAATGGCGGCAAAATGGCCGATGACTTCAAGGACCGCCACTGGCCATACGAGCACTCCATCGCCACCTACGCGCTCGGCGAGGCCGCAACATTCTGCATCAAACTGGGCATCAACATCCCCAAACTGAACGATGCGACTAAGAAATCCGGAGACTGGATCCTCGAGCACCAACACTCGTCCGGAGCTTGGGATTACGATTACGACATGTCCGGAAAACGCGGCGGAGATACCTCCATCGCCCTCTGGCACATTCAGGCACTCAAAGCCTGCAAACACACAGGCCTCTGGGAAGAAAAAACCTTCACCAGCCCAATTCGCGAGTCCTTGGAATACCTTAAAAGCAAGCAAAGCTCGGACGGCGGCGTCGGCTACACCGCGCCAAAACCTCATGGCGAAAAAGGGTTCACCATGACCGGAGGCGGTATGCTCGCCTTCCAAATGTGGGGAAAAAGCCACGACTCCGTAGTCCGCAAAGGTTCACGCTACATCCAGAAGAATGCCAAGTTCGACTGGAACACCGCAGATTCCGACCTCTACCGTCACTACTACCACGCCCAAGCGATGATCAACCGCGGCGGCAAAGAGTGGGATAATTATAACAACATGTTCCGCGACCAGCTGCTCAACAATCAGAACAAAGACGGCACATACAAGAACGTCGGTGGCGGGGCCAAAGTCAACGGCGTGGCTGCCCGCTTCCAAGGTGGATCTGAAGTGGCCGTGCATTACCGCACTTGCCTGGCGACCTTCATGCTCGAGGTTTACTACCGCTTCCTCCCAGCGACAGGCTCGAAACACTAG
- a CDS encoding ABC transporter ATP-binding protein, with the protein MSHAIVVNNLYRYFGPLKAVDGINFEVPHGSVCGFVGANGAGKTTTMRVLATLDYPTMGTAEICGINVVNHPAKVRSLIGWMPDHFGNYEHMTVLEYLDFYARALGYSGKERQMRIQEVMEFADLIPLADRLSNKLSKGMTQRLCLGRSLIHDPQVLIMDEPAAGLDPKARVELKHLIRILAEEGKTIFISSHILSELGEMCDSLLFINNGRIVHHGDAESLRQGTDSLGGYFFDVQVLGNPQAVSDWAVTNPYAEFIESRKQGGRLRIDSLENASRVLNSMVKDGLQVVEFHKEQRNLEDAFIDMLDKVNTPPAMPKQP; encoded by the coding sequence ATGAGCCACGCCATCGTCGTCAATAATCTCTACCGCTACTTCGGCCCGCTGAAGGCTGTGGACGGAATCAACTTTGAGGTGCCTCACGGGTCGGTCTGTGGCTTTGTCGGGGCGAACGGTGCGGGAAAAACCACCACCATGCGGGTGCTGGCCACACTGGATTACCCGACCATGGGGACGGCGGAAATTTGCGGCATCAATGTGGTCAATCACCCGGCGAAGGTGCGATCGTTGATCGGCTGGATGCCAGATCATTTTGGCAACTACGAGCACATGACGGTGCTGGAGTATCTGGATTTCTACGCCCGTGCTCTCGGTTACTCCGGCAAGGAACGCCAGATGCGCATCCAAGAGGTGATGGAGTTTGCCGACCTCATCCCACTGGCCGACCGGCTTTCTAACAAACTCTCGAAGGGCATGACGCAGAGACTCTGTCTTGGTCGATCGCTCATCCACGACCCGCAAGTCCTGATCATGGACGAGCCGGCCGCCGGTCTCGACCCCAAGGCTCGAGTCGAGCTGAAACACCTGATCCGCATCCTCGCCGAGGAGGGAAAAACGATTTTCATCTCCTCCCACATCCTGTCAGAGCTGGGAGAAATGTGCGATAGCCTGCTGTTCATCAACAACGGTCGCATCGTGCACCATGGCGATGCCGAATCGCTGCGTCAGGGCACCGACAGCCTCGGCGGCTACTTCTTCGATGTGCAGGTGTTAGGAAACCCGCAAGCGGTCTCCGACTGGGCCGTGACCAACCCCTACGCCGAGTTCATCGAAAGCCGCAAGCAAGGTGGCCGACTCCGTATCGACTCGCTGGAAAATGCCTCCCGTGTCCTTAACAGCATGGTCAAAGACGGCCTGCAGGTGGTGGAATTCCACAAAGAGCAGAGGAATCTGGAAGACGCCTTCATCGATATGTTGGACAAGGTCAACACCCCGCCGGCCATGCCCAAGCAGCCATAA